DNA sequence from the Phycisphaerae bacterium genome:
GGCAACTTGAACGGCGTTTGCGGCCGTGCCCGCAAAGAGCGTCAACAGAGTCCAGAGGATGAGCAGAGCGGCAATAGTCATGAACAGCGATCAACGCATCACCCGCGCGTCGAAGAAGATCGGGCCGCGCCCCAACCGCAACAGGATTTCGTCTTCGCGCCGGTGCATCCGGGCCGCATCGCCCGGTTGCCGATCATTATAGCCGCAGAGGTGAAGGCATCCGTGCACGACGTACAGCAGTACTTCGTTCCGCCAATCCCGCCGATCCGACTCGGCCCGACGCTGCGCCACGGACTCGCACACCACGAGTTGTCCGTCCACCGGCGGGCGCCTTGCCCCCTTGCTTTTCTTACTGCTGAAATCGAAAGTGAGCACGTCGGTTGGCCGCGGGTCGCCCATCCACCGCCGGTGCAGCCGCTTCATGTCCCGCTCGTCTACTACGGCCACCTCCAGCCGTCCGCTGTCGCGACCTTCGGACAGGAGCGCTGCGCGCACCGTCCGGCGGATGAGACGCCGCAGCCCCGGATCGCCGCCGCACACATCGATGGTAATCGACGCGCCCGGTCGCGGTCGCCGCGACGAAGCAGGTTTTCGCTTCTTGCGTCGCGTCATGCGCTGCGTACGACGTGGGACACGGGCTCCTCCGGCCCGCGCGGATAGGCGATGCGCCCGTGATGAAACGCCTGCAGGCTCTTCACGATGCTCTGCTCCACGCGGGCCAGCTCTTTCAGCGTAATATCGCAGTCCTCGAACTGGCCGTCCATCAGCCGGGCCATGGCGATCTCGTGAACCACGCTTTCGATCCGCCCCGCCGTCGGCTCCTGGAGCGCGCGAACCGCACCCTCGACGCTGTCGCAGAGCATCAGGATCGCCGCTTCGCGCGAGTGCGGCTTGGGGCCCGGATAGCGAAACTCCGTCTCGCTGACTTCTTCTTCCCGGCCGCTGGCTCGGGCTTCCTGCGTGGCGCGGGCATGGAAATAGCGAACCAGCGTCGTCCCATGATGCTCAGCGATGAACTGGTGCAGGACGCGCGGCAAACCGTGCTCCCGGGCCATCGCGATTCCATCCTTGATATGCGCCAGGATGACCAGCAGGCTCATCGACGGCGCGAGGTTCTGGTGGGCGCTGGTCTTGCTGGACTGATTCTCAACAAAGTAGTGCGGCTTGCAGGTCTTGCCAATATCATGGTAATACGCGCCCACGCGGACCAGCAGGCCGTTCGCCCCGATCTCCTCCGCCGCCGCCTCGGCCATGCTGCCGAGCAAATGGCTGTGCTGCCAGGTGCCCGGCGCCTTTTCAATAAGGTGCCGCAGGAGCGGATTACTTGTATCCGCCCACTCCAGCAGCGTCAGGCTGGTCGTCATGCGAAACGCCCGCTCGATCACCGGCAGCAATACCAGCACGACGCTGATCCCCGCAAAGGCCGCCAGCGCCGCGAAGGCCGCCTGTTTGGCGACGTATTGAAGCCCCTCCTGCATCATCAATCCGACAAACAGCGCCGCTGTAGCCGCCGCGAACGCCGTAATCCCGCCCAATTCCACCATCTTGAGCCGTGTTCGGACGTCTTCCAGCATCAGCGCGGTCACCGTGATCACCACGAGATGCACGAGGAACAGACCGAACGGCGCCTCCAGCGTCAGGACCGTCAACAGCGCCAGCGCCGCGGTCGCTCCGATTGCGAAGCGCTGCGAATAGGCGATCGTCAGGATCGCCGCGGTCATGGCGATGGTGGCGACGCTCCAGATGGGCGACGTGCTCATGCCGACGAGCACCACGCGCTCGCACAGCAACATCACGAGCAAAAGGGCCGCGAGCCCCAGCGCCCGAAGCGGCCGCTCGGTAATTCGCGGATGCGCCAGGTGCGTGAACACCGCCAGCCCCCCCGTGATGAGCACGATCAAACCGAAGAGACCGATGGTCTCCTTGATCCACTGCGTCTTGAGAAGCGGTTCGACATGCCGCTGGCGAAGGTATTCTTCATGCTCCGCCTTCAGCAGCGCCAGGGCTTCCCCGTCAATGACGCCGGCCTGTACCAGTCGATCGCCGACCTGGTAACTATCCTTGACCGGATCGAGCCCGCCGGCCTCTTCAATCTTCTTTTTTGTGTAATCCTGATCGAAGACGTTGACCGGTCGGAATTCATCCGGCGCCGGGGTAATTGCCTTCTTAACGACCGCGACGAACACCGGCCGCGCCGCCCCCGCAAAGTCGCGCGGCACGACGCGCTCGGCGAGGCGCTCGACGTGCTCGCTGTTCACCGCATAGGTCAGCCGCTCCTTCGGCACGGCCTCGAAGACGCCGCTCCCGCGGTCGAGTTGCACGACGCTGGCCGTGCTGCGAATCTCGCGCGACAGGTCTGCCCGCTCGACCATATTGGATCCGGCCAGACGGTGCAGGATGGCATCGCATTCCTTCTTGAACTTGGCCGCGGCCTCCTCGTCGCTGCCCAGTCGGTGCAGTGCCTCAAACGACGCCTCATCGAGCGACCATGGATTCGTTCCCGTCGCAGCGAACTTCTCAAAGGACTCGGTCGAGTTCACGGCCGCCCGGAGATCATTCATTTCCGATTTGACGACGTCGAGGAGGCCCTGGTTAAGTCGAAAATAGTTCGGGACGTCCTGTTGGGCCTGCTTGCGGACCTCGGCGGTGCGGAGCTGGTTGACCCGCTCAAATCGCACGCGGGAGAGGACCGGCTGTGTCAGTGTCTGGCCAAGGAAATAGGGCGATCGCTCCTGACCCGACAGGGCGATGACGAACGCCCCGCCAACGAATGCCACGGCAATCGCAATCGGTATCCCCGGCAGGCTTCGCAGGCGCGGCCACCACCCACCCCAGCTCTCGCCTAGCTGGCGTCGGGCCTCGGATTGACGTGAAGGACGGGCGATTCCCAAGCGTCTCTACTTCCGGGGTTTGCGCCCCGATCAGTTTGCCCAAGCCGCTTAGACCGCGTGCCAAGTCGGATCTTTTGGGCTGACCTCGTTACAAGATTATAACCGGACGACTCCCCGCTTGGACTATCGCAAGTGTTCCCTCCCTGGGTGAGAAAAAACGAACTAACGTCCGAAAACTAATGGCAGGCTGATTGATCTCAAGAATTTCTTTAACTAGTTATTAATACACTACTTACACTTTTTCACTCCAGCTCGCGTGGCTTCCGCACATCTCCCCTGCACAATCAGTACCGTCAAACATCCAAGTGATTCCTAAGCCGCGTCCTGAAATCGTAGCGATGCGTCGCGCCGGCCGGGCCATCGTGTGAATTCGACGGGTTGCGGGTATATCCAAGCACGCCTTTTGCTACCAATCCACGTCGGAGGCGGACCCTTTGACAGCGAATTTTGTCGGCAGGGAGAAGATGCCAACTGTTATCCCCAAGAACCTCCGTAAACCGCCGGCTACTCAACGCCTAAGCGTTTGGGCCGTTGGTCTTTTCGGCCTGCTTCTCGCCGTATCATCCTGGCGCGGTCTTGCGACGATCGCGACTGGATCTTTCGGAAAACCGGCCGTTACGACCGGCGAAGCGACCGCCGCGCTGGATGTGGAGTAAGACGAGGGCCACATCAGCGGCGTTGGTCTTGCCTGGACGACCCGCGGTTCCCAGTGAAGCACGCGCACTCGAACGCCGTACAATCAAACGCCCATGGCCATTATCACCCTCACGACGGACTTCGGCTCGGCCGACCACTACGTCG
Encoded proteins:
- the ybeY gene encoding rRNA maturation RNase YbeY yields the protein MTRRKKRKPASSRRPRPGASITIDVCGGDPGLRRLIRRTVRAALLSEGRDSGRLEVAVVDERDMKRLHRRWMGDPRPTDVLTFDFSSKKSKGARRPPVDGQLVVCESVAQRRAESDRRDWRNEVLLYVVHGCLHLCGYNDRQPGDAARMHRREDEILLRLGRGPIFFDARVMR
- a CDS encoding HDIG domain-containing protein; protein product: MAFVGGAFVIALSGQERSPYFLGQTLTQPVLSRVRFERVNQLRTAEVRKQAQQDVPNYFRLNQGLLDVVKSEMNDLRAAVNSTESFEKFAATGTNPWSLDEASFEALHRLGSDEEAAAKFKKECDAILHRLAGSNMVERADLSREIRSTASVVQLDRGSGVFEAVPKERLTYAVNSEHVERLAERVVPRDFAGAARPVFVAVVKKAITPAPDEFRPVNVFDQDYTKKKIEEAGGLDPVKDSYQVGDRLVQAGVIDGEALALLKAEHEEYLRQRHVEPLLKTQWIKETIGLFGLIVLITGGLAVFTHLAHPRITERPLRALGLAALLLVMLLCERVVLVGMSTSPIWSVATIAMTAAILTIAYSQRFAIGATAALALLTVLTLEAPFGLFLVHLVVITVTALMLEDVRTRLKMVELGGITAFAAATAALFVGLMMQEGLQYVAKQAAFAALAAFAGISVVLVLLPVIERAFRMTTSLTLLEWADTSNPLLRHLIEKAPGTWQHSHLLGSMAEAAAEEIGANGLLVRVGAYYHDIGKTCKPHYFVENQSSKTSAHQNLAPSMSLLVILAHIKDGIAMAREHGLPRVLHQFIAEHHGTTLVRYFHARATQEARASGREEEVSETEFRYPGPKPHSREAAILMLCDSVEGAVRALQEPTAGRIESVVHEIAMARLMDGQFEDCDITLKELARVEQSIVKSLQAFHHGRIAYPRGPEEPVSHVVRSA